A genomic stretch from Suncus etruscus isolate mSunEtr1 chromosome 17, mSunEtr1.pri.cur, whole genome shotgun sequence includes:
- the LOC126033841 gene encoding T-complex protein 1 subunit theta-like, whose protein sequence is MALHVPKAPGFAQMLKEGVKHFSGLEEAVYRNIQACKELAQTTRTAYGPNGMNKMVINHLEKLFVTNDAATILRELEVQHPAAKMVVMASHMQEQEVGDGTNFVLVFAGALLELAEELLRIGLSVSEVIEGYEIACRKAHEILPDLVCCSAKNLRDVDEVSSLLRTSVMSKQYGNEVFLAKLIAQACVSIFPDSGHFNVDNIRVCKILGSGIHASSVLQGMVFKKETEGDIMSVKDAKIAVYSCPFDGMITETKGTVLIKTAEELMNFSKGEENLMDAQVKAIADTGANVIVTGGKVADMALHYANKYKIMLVRLNSKWDLRRLCKTVGATALPRLTPPVLEEMGHCDNVYLSEVGDTQVVVFKHEKEDGAISTVILRGSTDNLMDDIERAVDDGVNTFKILTRDKRLVPGGGATEIELAKQITSYGETCPGLEQYAIKKFAEAFEAIPRALAENSGVKANEIISKLYAVHQEGNKNVGLDIEAEVPAVKDMLEAGILDTYLGKYWAIKLATNAAVTVLRVDQIIMAKPAGGPKPPSGKKDWDEDQND, encoded by the coding sequence ATGGCGCTTCACGTCCCCAAAGCCCCGGGCTTTGCCCAGATGCTCAAGGAGGGCGTGAAGCATTTTTCAGGATTAGAAGAAGCTGTATACAGGAACATTCAGGCTTGCAAAGAACTTGCCCAAACAACTCGCACAGCATATGGACCCAATGGAATGAACAAGATGGTTATCAACCACTTGGAGAAGTTGTTTGTGACAAATGATGCTGCCACCATTTTAAGAGAGCTAGAAGTACAGCACCCTGCTGCTAAGATGGTTGTAATGGCCTCTCATATGCAAGAACAAGAGGTTGGAGATGGTACCAACTTTGTCCTGGTGTTTGCTGGAGCTCTTCTAGAATTAGCTGAAGAGCTTCTGAGAATTGGCCTATCAGTTTCAGAGGTTATTGAAGGTTATGAAATAGCCTGCAGAAAAGCCCATGAAATTCTTCCTGATTTGGTGTGTTGTTCTGCAAAAAATCTTCGAGATGTTGATGAAGTGTCTTCTCTGCTTCGTACCTCTGTAATGAGCAAGCAGTATGGTAATGAAGTGTTTCTGGCCAAACTTATTGCTCAGGCATGTGTATCTATTTTTCCTGATTCCGGCCATTTCAATGTTGATAACATCAGAGTTTGTAAAATCCTGGGCTCAGGTATCCATGCCTCTTCAGTATTGCAAGGAATGGTTTTTAAGAAGGAAACTGAAGGTGATATAATGTCTGTCAAAGATGCAAAAATAGCAGTGTACTCTTGTCCTTTTGATGGAATGATAACAGAGACAAAGGGAACGGTTTTGATAAAAACTGCTGAGGAATTAATGAATTTCAGTAAGGGCGAAGAAAATCTCATGGATGCACAAGTCAAGGCTATTGCTGATACTGGTGCAAATGTTATAGTAACAGGTGGCAAAGTCGCAGACATGGCTCTGCATTATGCCAACAAATACAAGATCATGTTGGTGAGACTGAACTCAAAATGGGATCTCAGAAGACTTTGTAAGACAGTTGGTGCTACAGCTCTTCCTAGGCTGACACCGCCCGTCCTAGAAGAAATGGGACATTGCGACAATGTTTACCTCTCAGAAGTTGGAGACACACAAGTGGTGGTTTTCAAGCATGAAAAAGAAGATGGTGCCATTTCTACTGTAATTCTTCGAGGCTCTACCGATAATCTGATGGATGATATAGAAAGAGCAGTAGATGACGGTGTGAATACTTTCAAAATTCTCACACGGGATAAACGTCTTGTACCGGGAGGTGGAGCAACAGAAATTGAATTAGCCAAACAGATAACATCCTATGGAGAGACGTGCCCTGGACTAGAACAGTATGCCATTAAGAAGTTTGCTGAGGCATTTGAAGCTATCCCCCGGGCACTGGCGGAAAATTCTGGAGTTAAGGCCAATGAAATAATCTCTAAGCTTTATGCAGTGcatcaagaaggaaataaaaatgttggaTTAGATATTGAGGCTGAAGTTCCTGCTGTAAAGGATATGTTAGAAGCTGGTATCCTAGATACTTATCTGGGAAAATACTGGGCTATCAAACTGGCTACTAATGCTGCTGTTACTGTCCTTAGAGTGGATCAGATCATTATGGCAAAACCAGCCGGTGGGCCCAAGCCTCCAAGTGGAAAGAAAGACTGGGATGAAGACCAAAATGATTGA